The DNA region agtaatacagtaatagaTTTGAacaactgttcctctgtcagtaatacagtaatagaTTTGAacaactgttcctctgtcagtaatacagtaatatactttatcaactgttcctctgtcagtaatacagtaatagaTTTGAacaactgttcctctgtcagtaatacagtaatatactttatcaactgttcctctgtcagtaatacagtaatagaTTTGAacaactgttcctctgtcagtaatacagtaatatactttatcaactgttcctctgtcagtaatacagtaatatactttatcaactgttcctctgtcagtaatacagtaatatatttgaacaactgttcctctgtcagtaatacagtaataatttatcaactgttcctctgtcagtaatacagtaatatattttaacaactgttcctctgtcagtaatacagtaatatactttatcaactgttcctctgtcagtaatacagtaatatactttatcaactgttcctctgtcagtaatacagtaataatttatcaactgttcctctgtcagtaatacagtaatatatttgaacaactgttcctctgtcagtaatacagtaataatttatcaactgttcctctgtcagtaatacagtaatatattttaacaactgttcctctgtcagtaatacagtaatatactttatcaactgttcctctgtcagtaatacagtaatatactttatcaacttttcctctgtcagtaatacagtaatatactttatcaactgttcctctgtcagtaatacagtaatatactttatcaactgttcctctgtcagtaatacagtaatatattttaacaactgttcctctgtcagtaatacagtaatatactttatcaactgttcctctgtcagtaatacagtaatatactttatcaactgttcctctgtcagtaatacagtaatatactttatcaactgttcctctgtcagtaatacagtaatatactttatcaactgttcctctgtcagtaatacagtaatagaTTTGAacaactgttcctctgtcagtaatacagtaatagaTTTGAacaactgttcctctgtcagtaatacagtaatatactttatcaactgttcctccgtcagtaatacagtaatagaTTTGAacaactgttcctctgtcagtaatacagtaatatactttatcaactgttcctctgtcagtaatacagtaatagaTTTGAacaactgttcctctgtcagtaatacagtaatatactttatcaactgttcctctgtcagtaatacagtaatagaTTTGAacaactgttcctctgtcagtaatacagtaatatactttatcaactgttcctctgtcagtaatacagtaatatactttatcaactgttcctctgtcagtaatacagtaatatatttgaacaactgttcctctgtcagtaatacagtaataatttatcaactgttcctctgtcagtaatacagtaatatattttaacaactgttcctctgtcagtaatacagtaatatactttatcaactgttcctctgtcagtaatacagtaatatactttatcaactgttcctctgtcagtaatacagtaatatactttatcaactgttcctctgtcagtaatacagtaatatactttatcaactgttcctctgtcagtaatacagtaatatactttatcaactgttcctctgtcagtaatacagtaatatactttatcaactgttcctctgtcagtaatacagtaatatactttatcaactgttcctctgtcagtaatacagtaataatttatcaactgttcctctgtcagtaatacagtaatatactttatcaactgttcctctgtcagtaatacagtaatatactttatcaactgttcctctgtcagtaatacagtaataatttatcaactgttcctctgtcagtaatacagtaatatatttgaacaactgttcctctgtcagtaatacagtaataatttatcaactgttcctctgtcagtaatacagtaatatatttgaacaactgttcctctgtcagtaatacagtaataatttatcaactgttcctctgtcagtaatacagtaatatattttaacaactgttcctctgtcagtaatacagtaatatactttatcaactgttcctctgtcagtaatacagtaatatactttatcaactgttcctctgtcagtaatacagtaatatactttatcaactgttcctctgtcagtaatacagtaatatactttatcaactgttcctctgtcagtaatacagtaatatactttatcaactgttcctctgtcagtaatacagtaataattTATCAACTGTTCCTatatcagtaatacagtaataggATCTTAAAGTTCAATACGAAGGTGCACCTTTTGTATGCTGGGTCCCACATCTCGGCGTCTGAGAACTTGTTGAGGTATTGGTCCCACTGGTTGAGGAGGTTGAACATGTCTGGTTGGATCAGGGGAATACTGATACACATCTCCCAGCCTCGCTGGTCCTGCCGGACCCCTGGCTTAGTGTAGTTGAACACCAGTCCTATAGAACAAATACACTGACTGTCAGTATTAAGCGTATGCAGTTTTAGTCTTAATGACATGTTGATGTTAAATTGTGAAGGGAAGTTGTAGcatgtacagctacagtatgtgtgGAAATGGAACCTACCATTAGTGTCTGTGATCCCAGTGTGTAGGTCTGAGCCTCCATCAAACTCCCTAAACACAGCAATATCAATCTACAGTCAATCTCTTGGTTTGGTCATATATTGTCTGTAATCCCAgtagtcctaaccctaactccctaAACACAGCAATATCAATCTACAGTCAATCTCTGTAGATTGGTCATATATTGTCTGTAATCCCAgtagtcctaaccctaactccctaAACACAGCAATATCAATCTACAGTCAATCTCTGTAGATTGGTCATATATTGTCTGTAATCCCAGTAGTCCAACTCCCTAAACACAGCAATATGATGTGTGGAACAGCtgtccatgggttagggttagtcctaAGGGTTAGGGTTCATCTGCTAAGAATTGCATGTTGCCTTTTACACCAACACAGTAGTCATTGGTTACCTGAGGTTGTTTTCCTCAGCAGGTGCGACCAGGAAGCAGCATGGAGTCTTGTGTCCATTAGAAAATGGGTTGGGGATACTGATAGGAGCCTGCTCCAGCCTGCCACCGATGAAGCTCACTCCACACTCTGGACATTTCTCTGGGACGTAGAAACAGAAGATATCCTTCTGACAGTGGCTGAACTTAATCACACTCTTTTTCTCCATGGAAACAGAGCAAATAGAGCTTCCCTACTAGGTAGCTTACTAAGTTCCCTACCCAGTGCTAGGTCTTCGCACGAACACCCTAGCAGGAGAGCAGGGTAATTTAACCTCTCTGGTCTGTGACGCTCAACTCACACAACCTTCTCATTTGTCACAGATCGTCTGGGGCCTATCAGGTTGCACCTATCCTGTCCCCATACTCCTCTGTTCGGCAGTCCTGTGTTTTGCTCAGTCCTTAGCTCAcagtaaagggttagggttagggtcagtattATACTGTCTAGGCAGCTCACTGTAAAGGGTTAGGGTCAGTCCTATACTGTCTAGGCAGCTCACTGTAAAGGGTTAGGGTCAGTCCTATACTGTCTAGGCAGCTCACTGTAAAGGGTTAGGGTCAGTATTATACTGTCTAGGCAGCTCACTGTAAAGGGTTAGGGTCAGTCCTATACTGTCTAAATAGCTCACTGTAAAGGGTTAGGGTCAGTCctataacacatggtgtggtgtggtgttgtcaataacacatggtgtggtgttgtcaataacacatggtgtggtgttgtcaataacacatggtgtggtgttgtcaataacacatggtgtggtgttgtcaataacacatggtgtggttttgtcaataacacatgatttggtgttgtcaataacacatggtgtggtgttgtcaataacacatggtgtggtgttgtcaataacacatggtgtggtgttgtcaataacacatggtgtggtgttgtcaataacacatggtgtggtgtggtgttgtcaataacacatggtgtggtgttgtcaataacacatggtgtggtgttgtcaataacacatggtgtggtgttgtgttgtcaataacacatggtgtggtgttgtcaataacacatggtgtagtgtggtgttgtcaataacacatggtgtggtgtggtcaataacacatggtgtggtgttgtcaataacacatggtgtggtgtggtgttgtcaataacacatggtgtggtgtggtgttgtcaataacacatggtgtagtgtggtgttgtcaataacacatggtgtggtgtggtgttgtcaataacacatggtgtggtgtggtgttgtcaataacacatggtgtagtgtggtgttgtcaataacacatggtgttgtgtggtgttgtcaataacacatggtgtggtgtggtcaataacacatggtgtggtgttgtcaataacacatggtgtggtgtggtgttgtcaataacacatggtgtagtgtggtgttgccaataacacatggtgtggtgttgtcaataacacatggtgtggtgttgtcaataacacatggtgtggtgttgtcaataacacatggtgtggtgttgtcaataacacatggtgtggtttTGTCAATAccacatggtgtggtgttgtcaataacacatggtgtggtgttgtgttgtcaataacacatggtgtggtgttgtcaataacacatggtgtggtgttgtcaataacacatggtgtggtgttgtcaataacacatggtgtggtgttgtcaataacacatggtgtggtgtggtcaataacacatggtgtggtgtggtgttgtcaataacacatggtgtggtgttgtcaataacacatggtgtggtgttgtcaataacacgtggtgtggtgttgtcaataacacatggtgtggtgtggtcaataacacatggtgtggtgttgtcaataacacatggtgtggtgtggtgttgtcaataacacatggtgtggtgttgtcaataacacatggtgtggtgtggtgttgtcaataacacatggtgtggtgtggtgttgtcaataacacatggtgtagtgtggtgttgtcaataacacatggtgtggtgtggtgttgtcaataacacatggtgtggtgtggtgttgtcaataacacatggtgtagtgtggtgttgtcaataacacatggtgttgtgtggtgttgtcaataacacatggtgtggtgtggtcaataacacatggtgtggtgtggtcaatAACacgtggtgtggtgttgtcaataacacatggtgtggtgtggtgttgtcaataacacatggtgtagtgtggtgttgccaataacacatggtgtggtgttgtcaataacacatggtgtggtgttgtcaataacacatggtgtggtgttgtcaataacacatggtgtggtgttgtcaataacacatggtgtggttttgtcaataacacatggtgtggtgttgtcaataacacatggtgtggtgttgtgttgtcaataacacatggtgtggtgttgtcaataacacatggtgtggtgttgtcaataacacatggtgtggtgttgtcaataacacatggtgtggtgtggtcaataacacatggtgtggtgtggtgttgtcaataacacatggtgtggtgttgtcaataacacatggtgtggtgttgtcaataacacatggtgtggtgttgtcaataacacgtggtgtggtgttgtcaataacacatggtgtggtgtggtgttgtcaataacacatggtgtggtgttgtcaataacacatggtgtggtgttgtcaataacacatggtgtggtgttgtcaataacacatggtgtggtgtggtgttgtcaataacacatggtgtggtgttgtcaataacacgtggtgtggtgttgtcaataacacatggtgtggtgtggtgttgtcaataacacatggtgtggtgttgtcaataacacatggtgtggtgttgtcaataacgcatggtgtggtgttgtcaataacacatggtgtggtgtggtgttgtcaataacacatggtgtggtgttgtcaataacacatggtgtggtgttgtcaataacacatggtgtggtgttgtcaataacacgtggtgtggtgttgtcaataacacatggtgtggtgtggtgttgtcaataacacatggtgtggtgttgtcaataacacatggtgtggtgttgtcaataacacatggtgtggtgttgtcaataacacatggtgtggtgtggtgttgtcaataacacatggtgtggtgtggtgttgtcaataacacatggtgtggtgttgtcaataacacgtggtgtggtgttgtcaataacacatggtgtggtgtggtgttgtcaataacacatggtgtggtgttgtcaataacacatggtgtggtgttgtcaataacacatggtgtggtgttgtcaataacacatggtgtggtgtggtgttgtcaataacacatggtgtggtgttgtcaataacacatggtgtggtgttgtcaataacacatggtgtggtgttgtcaataacacatggtgtggtgtggtcaataacacatggtgtggtgttgtcaataacacatggtgtggtgttgtcaataacacatggtgtggtgttgtcaataacacgtggtgtggtgttgtcaataacacatggtgtggtgtggtgttgtcaataacacatggtgtggtgttgtcaataacacatggtgtggtgttgtcaataacacatggtgtggtgttgtcaataacacatggtgtggtgttgtcaataacacatggtgtggtgttgtcaataacacatggtgtagtgttgtcaataacacatggtgtggtgtggtgttgtcaataacacatggtgtggtgttgtcaataacacatggtgtggtgttgtcaataacacatggtgtggtgttgtcaataacacatggtgtggtgtggtgttgtcaataacacatggtgtggtgtggtgttgtcaataacacatggtgtagtgtggtgttgtcaataacacatggtgttgtgtggtgttgtcaataacacatggtgtggtgttgtcaataacacgtggtgtggtgttgtcaataacacatggtgtggtgtggtgttgtcaataacacatggtgtagtgtggtgttgccaataacacatggtgtggtgttgtcaataacacgtggtgtggtgttgtcaataacacatggtgtggtgtggtcaataacacatggtgtggtgttgtcaataacacatggtgtggtgtggtgttgtcaataacacatggtgtggtgttgtcaataacacatggtgtggtgtggtgttgtcaataacacatggtgtggtgtggtgttgtcaataacacatggtgtagtgtggtgttgtcaataacacatggtgtggtgtggtgttgtcaataacacatggtgtggtgtggtgttgtcaataacacatggtgtagtgtggtgttgtcaataacacatggtgttgtgtggtgttgtcacaagccgggctagaactccggtctcaaatgtgtagagctgggggtactaccccttagccacagaggagatgttgtaggacccaaatgaaacacccaaggcaatactcaggtaagtagatttaatgttccaaaacaggaggcaaaacaaaacaactccccgaggggagaaaaacaaactaaagataacttcgaataacttactaggactgatacggtgggacaaagcaggagacacatagacaggacgcaataaccaagtgagaaacaaggggaaaacacacagctaaaatactcaaggggaaacaaggcacaggtgacatagataagctaattaggacacatgaggaaaaactaaggcaagggaacacagctgacctctagaggccaggagacaaacaggggaagcaggaagctgacaggaccccctcctctaggaacgactcctgacgttccttccagaacaccctggccccagggtgcgaaaatctcggatcaaccctgggtccaggatgtccctggccggaacccaggagcgctcctctggcccgtagccctcccagtccaccagatactgcagagagttctggaccctccgggagtccagtatccggcggactgtgtaggctggctggccgtctataatcctgggaggtggcgggggtctgtgtggggggcaaaagggagaagacaagacaggtttaagggagtgaaacatggaaagtggggttaactctaagggagcgaggcagaactaaacgatacgacacagggttaacctttctagaaatgcggaaagggccgatgtatctctgggaaagcttcttggattcgacccggaggggcaagttcttagtggccaaccaaactctctgaccagctcggaaactaggggccgtccggcggtggcgattagcctgactttggtatctctgggaggtccgaaggagggtacacctggccttcttccaggtccgcctacagcgttggacaaagcgctgggccgagggaacaccaacttgcgcctcttcctctggaaacaaaggagggttgtaaccgaactggcattcgaagggggacaatccggtggctgaggactggagggtgttgtgggcatattcagcccaaatgatataggtggcccaagacgtgggattactggccgccatacaccgcagggtggtctccagatcctgattaatccgttccgtttggccattagactctggatggaatcctgacgataggctggctgtggccccaataagcctgcagaaggcccccaaaaccgggacgagaattgggggacctcggtcagagaccacgtccaggggaatgccaaatatccggaagacatggttcatgaggagctccgcagtctccttagccgaggggcagcttgggcaggggaataaaccgggcagccttagagaaacggtctaccaccacaaggatgacggtgttgccctgggatagaggaagtcccgtaacaaagtccagagaaaggtgtgaccatggccttcgaggaacaggtaagggatggagcagtccctggggtcgctggcgtgtcgactttccctggttgcacacagggcaggcctcaacatagacctgcacgtccttcttgatggacggccaccaaaaccgccgtcggaggaactccagtgtgcgagcactgccaggatggcatgtcaagggcgactcatgaccccactgcaagacgcgggccccgaaccgagagaggaacgtacaggcgaccggcaggaccaccgtctggatcgggctcatgggcaaga from Coregonus clupeaformis isolate EN_2021a unplaced genomic scaffold, ASM2061545v1 scaf1283, whole genome shotgun sequence includes:
- the mkrn2os.2 gene encoding MKRN2 opposite strand protein — protein: MEKKSVIKFSHCQKDIFCFYVPEKCPECGVSFIGGRLEQAPISIPNPFSNGHKTPCCFLVAPAEENNLREFDGGSDLHTGITDTNGLVFNYTKPGVRQDQRGWEMCISIPLIQPDMFNLLNQWDQYLNKFSDAEMWDPAYKRFNEETHNCYNYTLMFLNCVLATQGKGSLTKDQFTQSFVLPRIKRAWKYTTMCREISQNYFYIVDSPVNTT